One segment of Rosa chinensis cultivar Old Blush chromosome 6, RchiOBHm-V2, whole genome shotgun sequence DNA contains the following:
- the LOC121048949 gene encoding uncharacterized protein LOC121048949: MLDRSLSFKEMLGTEYCRGKNQLKHKPMLAFALSEPDFMFLPRPVKELDAAVKVQKVYKSLSKDEKAQKLALQHWLAAIHPRHLYGHNLHMYYDLWFESESSQPFFYWLDVGDGKETNLEICSRTVLQSQCIKYLGPDGFLSTVGTLKWVNHVILLSQLSVYKGAGGIQALMKSNERKLAEEDESILMASEIPYTIIRAG, from the exons ATGTTGGATAGGAGCCTTTCGTTTAAGGAAATGTTGGGGACAGAATATTGTAGAGGTAAAAATCAGTTGAAGCATAAACCAATGCTGGCTTTTGCTCTGTCTGAACCGGATTTTATGTTTTTGCCTAGACCGGTTAAGGAGCTTGATGCAGCAGTCAAAGTTCAGAAGGTTTACAAGA GTTTGTCTAAGGATGAGAAAGCACAAAAGTTAGCTCTTCAACATTGGCTTGCAGCT ATTCATCCACGCCATCTGTATGGACACAATTTACACATGTACTACGATTTGTGGTTTGAAAGTGAGAGCAGCCAGCCTTTCTTCTACTG GCTGGATGTTGGAGATGGCAAAGAAACAAATCTTGAGATATGCTCGAGGACAGTTCTACAGAGCCAATGCATCAAGTACCTTGGACCG GATGGTTTCTTATCTACTGTTGGGACCTTGAAATGGGTAAACCATGTCATTCTCTTATCTCAG TTATCTGTTTACAAAGGTGCTGGTGGCATTCAAGCTCTCATGAAAAGCAATGAAAGAAAATTAGCCGAAGAAGATGAGTCAATACTGATGGCCTCGGAAATCCCTTACACCATCATCAGGGCTG GTTGA
- the LOC112170857 gene encoding uncharacterized protein LOC112170857, which produces MNDNTIWPFCLFSYHLQELCFYTQGAFEIGPEKRKIVLESAASKWREFKSQLTRHYIMPYLDDPESLKFPPDDYRFINKDHWTQFVAERTNPQFIEVRRLAQARRAKNKYPHRMSRKGYAGLEEELSTTMEKDEIDRATLWIAGRQTKQGTFKDEGTKQCAEKIRDLKEKVASGELSTSGSNDVLTLALGTPEHGGRVRGVGAYVNPSSYFHTPKRRRESIQETIRISVQKILEEQKDKIIEEAKQQAIKEERAVWVHKLAQLEAKVDAREVGKVASSPAVLEKYIMHGSGQGSCSQTAGPTCDEDRYAQVQDEVVNVVDGKAIQKALVVIEEKAMECKNKVSKRKECDGKFVFNSNKKDELSKLSEHEKKQVADHGVEGQLAGEKVVQGIETSAKFALGSVDHIVALGTVMEHNDPSQLCHGYPLGDNNLRVSVSVAIEENALVPFPVGDEIRTVRQAMGSWVPWPKELVIMSPVKKPERKRKKKVVQEDELSEDELSLQSLAASLPNSLSMLCMWGEVGFKDRKAITIQIEAEVFGRARKTFILRQDVHRIATMNELTGNCIVIYQRYLYDVLSQYKMLDMVAFVDPAMIGAIGCGKGQERSQHIKERLVSAKPGQIFMLPYNSDKHWVLTIVDPEQEIVYFMDPMKRRLPTGEWVSIVDSAISMYNAHKGRKGRSSPIWKNLSGIPPQPNNKECGYFVMRYMRDIIEDKDFSFVNKWERRSSLVYTQVDIDEIRNEWARFVVNRYV; this is translated from the exons ATGAATGATAATACAATTTGgcccttttgtttgttttcctaTCACTTACAAGAACTGTGTTTCTATACACAGGGAGCATTTGAGATTGGTCCTGAAAAAAGGAAAATCGTATTGGAATCAGCTGCATCAAAATGGAGGGAATTCAAGTCCCAGCTCACAAGGCATTACATTATGCCTTACTTGGATGACCCTGAATCCTTGAAGTTTCCTCCGGATGATTATAGATTCATCAATAAAGATCATTGGACCCAATTTGTGGCTGAACGGACAAACCCACAATTTATT GAAGTGCGTAGGTTGGCACAAGCTAGGCGTGCGAAGAATAAGTATCCCCACCGAATGTCCCGTAAGGGATATGCTGGGTTGGAGGAAGAGCTG TCTACAACAATGGAGAAGGATGAAATTGATAGAGCGACACTATGGATCGCTGGACGACAGACCAAGCAGGGAACCTTCAAGGATGAAGGGACGAAGCAGTGCGCTGAAAAAATT AGGGACTTGAAGGAGAAGGTTGCTAGTGGAGAATTAAGCACTAGTGGAAGTAATGATGTGTTAACCTTGGCTTTGGGCACTCCTGAGCATGGTGGTAGAGTGCGAGGGGTGGGAGCTTATGTGAATCCCTCATCTTATTTTCACACCCCTAAACGTAGAAGGGAGAGCATCCAAGAGACTATTCGAATCAGTGTGCAAAAAATACTTGAAGAACAAAAAGATAAGATCATTGAAGAGGCCAAGCAACAGGCAATTAAAGAAGAGAGGGCAGTTTGGGTTCATAAGCTTGCACAGCTGGAAGCAAAGGTAGACGCAAGGGAGGTTGGGAAAGTAGCTAGTTCTCCAGCAGTGCTAGAGAAATACATTATGCATGGATCTGGGCAAGGCAGTTGTTCACAAACTGCAGGTCCAACATGTGATGAAGATCGATATGCTCAAGTGCAAGACGAGGTAGTGAATGTTGTGGATGGGAAAGCAATTCAGAAAGCTTTGGTTGTAATTGAGGAGAAAGCAATGGAATGTAAAAACAAAGTTTCAAAGAGGAAGGAGTGTGATGGAAAATTTGTTTTCAACTCCAATAAAAAGGATGAGCTAAGCAAGTTGAGTGAGCATGAAAAGAAACAAGTGGCTGACCATGGAGTTGAGGGACAATTAGCTGGAGAGAAAGTG gTACAAGGAATTGAGACTAGTGCCAAGTTTGCATTAGGTTCAGTTGATCATATTGTAGCTCTTGGCACTGTGATGGAACACAATGACCCCTCCCAACTTTGTCATGGTTATCCACTAGGGGATAATAATTTGCGTGTTTCAGTCTCTGTTGCAATTGAGGAGAACGCCTTAGTTCCGTTTCCTGTGGGTGATGAAATACGAACTGTTAGGCAGGCCATGGGGAGTTGGGTACCATGGCCGAAAGAGCTTGTCATAATGTCACCTGTGAAG AAAcctgagaggaagagaaaaaagaaagtggtACAGGAAGACGAACTCTCTGAGGATGAGTTGAGCCTACAATCATTGGCAGCTTCCTTACCAAATTCATTGAGCATGTTGTGCATGTGGGGTGAGGTCGGATTCAAAGATAGGAAGGCTATCACCATTCAAATTGAGGCTGAAGTGTTTGGCCGTGCACGGAAAACATTTATACTACGGCAAGATGTGCACAGAATTGCAACCATGAACGAATTAACTGGGAACTGCATAGTGATATAccagag GTACCTCTATGATGTCCTGAGTCAATATAAAATGTTggatatggttgcttttgttgaCCCTGCGATGATTGGTGCAATTGGGTGTGGGAAAGGTCAAGAAAGGTCCCAACATATAAAGGAGAGGCTGGTATCTGCAAAACCTGGACAGATTTTCATGCTGCCGTATAACTCAGA TAAACATTGGGTACTGACTATTGTGGATCCCGAAcaagaaattgtttattttatgGATCCCATGAAGAGGCGGTTACCCACCGGAGAATGGGTTTCCATTGTTGATAG TGCAATATCTATGTATAATGCACACAAGGGTAGGAAAGGCCGAAGTTCACCTATATGGAAAAATTTGTCG GGTATTCCTCCTCAACCGAACAACAAGGAGTGCGGCTACTTTGTCATGCGATACATgagagacatcattgaggaTAAAGACTTTTCATTTGTTAACAAG tgggagagaagaAGCAGCCTTGTTTATACCCAAGTGGATATTGATGAGATAAGGAATGAGTGGGCTAGGTTTGTGGTTAATAGATACGTGTAG